A genomic segment from Salvelinus alpinus chromosome 8, SLU_Salpinus.1, whole genome shotgun sequence encodes:
- the vgll2a gene encoding transcription cofactor vestigial-like protein 2a isoform X4, whose product MSCLDVMYQVYGPPPQPYFAAAYSPYHHQKLAFYSKMQEAQESISGGSSFSNLPGPTIKEEDCAREKDHPPEAEYLNSRCVLFTYFHGDISSVVDEHFSRALSQPTSYVHGSTSNKSARDGLFPMSQRSFPPSFWNSAYQPSSLSSALGSSYSDIPFPGDPYSSASLHSHLHQATPEPWHHSHHHHHSYSLGGAIGTQGSPYPRPSMHEVYGTHFDPRYSSLLVPSVRPHRLPPSTVPGPSASPCDIGKSESASSAWTGAFTGAGADISQSIGLNVDAARCYTFSGGNILS is encoded by the exons ATGAGCTGCTTGGATGTTATGTATCAAGTGTATGGTCCACCACCTCAGCCTTATTTTGCCGCAGCGTATAGCCCATATCATCACCAG AAATTGGCATTTTATTCCAAAATGCAAGAAGCGCAAGAAAGCATCAGCGGGGGCAGCTCGTTCTCAAATCTCCCTGGGCCGACGATAAAGGAGGAAGACTGCGCGCGCGAGAAGGATCACCCTCCCGAGGCCGAGTACCTGAACTCGCGTTGCGTGCTCTTCACCTACTTCCACGGGGACATCAGCTCGGTGGTGGACGAGCACTTCAGCCGGGCcctcagccagccaaccagctacGTCCACGGGTCAACCAGCAACAAGTCCGCACGAG ATGGATTATTCCCGATGAGCCAGAGGAGTTTCCCCCCATCCTTCTGGAACAGTGCGTACCAGCCCTCGTCCCTGAGCAGTGCCTTAGGATCCTCCTACTCAGACATACCCTTCCCTGGGGACCCCTACTCCTCTGCCTCCCTACACAGTCACCTCCACCAGGCCACCCCAGAGCCCTGgcaccactcacaccaccaccaccactcttaCTCACTCGGCGGGGCCATCGGCACCCAGGGCTCTCCCTACCCTCGACCCAGCATGCACGAAGTCTACGGCACGCACTTTGACCCCCGTTACAGTTCTCTGCTGGTGCCCTCTGTCCGGCCACACCGGCTCCCTCCATCCACTGTCCCCGGACCCAGTGCCTCACCGTGTGACATTGGGAAGAGCGAGTCAGCCAGCTCGGCCTGGACTGGGGCGTTCACAGGGGCAGGGGCAGACATCAGCCAGAGCATCGGCCTCAATGTGGATGCAG CTCGATGCTACACCTTCAGTGGCGGAAACATCCTCAGCTGA
- the vgll2a gene encoding transcription cofactor vestigial-like protein 2a isoform X3: protein MSCLDVMYQVYGPPPQPYFAAAYSPYHHQKLAFYSKMQEAQESISGGSSFSNLPGPTIKEEDCAREKDHPPEAEYLNSRCVLFTYFHGDISSVVDEHFSRALSQPTSYVHGSTSNKSARDGLFPMSQRSFPPSFWNSAYQPSSLSSALGSSYSDIPFPGDPYSSASLHSHLHQATPEPWHHSHHHHHSYSLGGAIGTQGSPYPRPSMHEVYGTHFDPRYSSLLVPSVRPHRLPPSTVPGPSASPCDIGKSESASSAWTGAFTGAGADISQSIGLNVDAGLQAQDKSKDLYWF from the exons ATGAGCTGCTTGGATGTTATGTATCAAGTGTATGGTCCACCACCTCAGCCTTATTTTGCCGCAGCGTATAGCCCATATCATCACCAG AAATTGGCATTTTATTCCAAAATGCAAGAAGCGCAAGAAAGCATCAGCGGGGGCAGCTCGTTCTCAAATCTCCCTGGGCCGACGATAAAGGAGGAAGACTGCGCGCGCGAGAAGGATCACCCTCCCGAGGCCGAGTACCTGAACTCGCGTTGCGTGCTCTTCACCTACTTCCACGGGGACATCAGCTCGGTGGTGGACGAGCACTTCAGCCGGGCcctcagccagccaaccagctacGTCCACGGGTCAACCAGCAACAAGTCCGCACGAG ATGGATTATTCCCGATGAGCCAGAGGAGTTTCCCCCCATCCTTCTGGAACAGTGCGTACCAGCCCTCGTCCCTGAGCAGTGCCTTAGGATCCTCCTACTCAGACATACCCTTCCCTGGGGACCCCTACTCCTCTGCCTCCCTACACAGTCACCTCCACCAGGCCACCCCAGAGCCCTGgcaccactcacaccaccaccaccactcttaCTCACTCGGCGGGGCCATCGGCACCCAGGGCTCTCCCTACCCTCGACCCAGCATGCACGAAGTCTACGGCACGCACTTTGACCCCCGTTACAGTTCTCTGCTGGTGCCCTCTGTCCGGCCACACCGGCTCCCTCCATCCACTGTCCCCGGACCCAGTGCCTCACCGTGTGACATTGGGAAGAGCGAGTCAGCCAGCTCGGCCTGGACTGGGGCGTTCACAGGGGCAGGGGCAGACATCAGCCAGAGCATCGGCCTCAATGTGGATGCAG gTCTGCAGGCCCAGGATAAGAGCAAGGACTTGTACTGGTTTTAA
- the vgll2a gene encoding transcription cofactor vestigial-like protein 2a isoform X2, whose protein sequence is MKREKGILGFTSTLLQSSHMKLAFYSKMQEAQESISGGSSFSNLPGPTIKEEDCAREKDHPPEAEYLNSRCVLFTYFHGDISSVVDEHFSRALSQPTSYVHGSTSNKSARDGLFPMSQRSFPPSFWNSAYQPSSLSSALGSSYSDIPFPGDPYSSASLHSHLHQATPEPWHHSHHHHHSYSLGGAIGTQGSPYPRPSMHEVYGTHFDPRYSSLLVPSVRPHRLPPSTVPGPSASPCDIGKSESASSAWTGAFTGAGADISQSIGLNVDAARCYTFSGGNILS, encoded by the exons ATGAAGAGGGAAAAGGGAATACTGGGATTCACTTCGACACTTCTCCAAAGCTCACATATG AAATTGGCATTTTATTCCAAAATGCAAGAAGCGCAAGAAAGCATCAGCGGGGGCAGCTCGTTCTCAAATCTCCCTGGGCCGACGATAAAGGAGGAAGACTGCGCGCGCGAGAAGGATCACCCTCCCGAGGCCGAGTACCTGAACTCGCGTTGCGTGCTCTTCACCTACTTCCACGGGGACATCAGCTCGGTGGTGGACGAGCACTTCAGCCGGGCcctcagccagccaaccagctacGTCCACGGGTCAACCAGCAACAAGTCCGCACGAG ATGGATTATTCCCGATGAGCCAGAGGAGTTTCCCCCCATCCTTCTGGAACAGTGCGTACCAGCCCTCGTCCCTGAGCAGTGCCTTAGGATCCTCCTACTCAGACATACCCTTCCCTGGGGACCCCTACTCCTCTGCCTCCCTACACAGTCACCTCCACCAGGCCACCCCAGAGCCCTGgcaccactcacaccaccaccaccactcttaCTCACTCGGCGGGGCCATCGGCACCCAGGGCTCTCCCTACCCTCGACCCAGCATGCACGAAGTCTACGGCACGCACTTTGACCCCCGTTACAGTTCTCTGCTGGTGCCCTCTGTCCGGCCACACCGGCTCCCTCCATCCACTGTCCCCGGACCCAGTGCCTCACCGTGTGACATTGGGAAGAGCGAGTCAGCCAGCTCGGCCTGGACTGGGGCGTTCACAGGGGCAGGGGCAGACATCAGCCAGAGCATCGGCCTCAATGTGGATGCAG CTCGATGCTACACCTTCAGTGGCGGAAACATCCTCAGCTGA
- the vgll2a gene encoding transcription cofactor vestigial-like protein 2a isoform X1, with product MKREKGILGFTSTLLQSSHMKLAFYSKMQEAQESISGGSSFSNLPGPTIKEEDCAREKDHPPEAEYLNSRCVLFTYFHGDISSVVDEHFSRALSQPTSYVHGSTSNKSARDGLFPMSQRSFPPSFWNSAYQPSSLSSALGSSYSDIPFPGDPYSSASLHSHLHQATPEPWHHSHHHHHSYSLGGAIGTQGSPYPRPSMHEVYGTHFDPRYSSLLVPSVRPHRLPPSTVPGPSASPCDIGKSESASSAWTGAFTGAGADISQSIGLNVDAGLQAQDKSKDLYWF from the exons ATGAAGAGGGAAAAGGGAATACTGGGATTCACTTCGACACTTCTCCAAAGCTCACATATG AAATTGGCATTTTATTCCAAAATGCAAGAAGCGCAAGAAAGCATCAGCGGGGGCAGCTCGTTCTCAAATCTCCCTGGGCCGACGATAAAGGAGGAAGACTGCGCGCGCGAGAAGGATCACCCTCCCGAGGCCGAGTACCTGAACTCGCGTTGCGTGCTCTTCACCTACTTCCACGGGGACATCAGCTCGGTGGTGGACGAGCACTTCAGCCGGGCcctcagccagccaaccagctacGTCCACGGGTCAACCAGCAACAAGTCCGCACGAG ATGGATTATTCCCGATGAGCCAGAGGAGTTTCCCCCCATCCTTCTGGAACAGTGCGTACCAGCCCTCGTCCCTGAGCAGTGCCTTAGGATCCTCCTACTCAGACATACCCTTCCCTGGGGACCCCTACTCCTCTGCCTCCCTACACAGTCACCTCCACCAGGCCACCCCAGAGCCCTGgcaccactcacaccaccaccaccactcttaCTCACTCGGCGGGGCCATCGGCACCCAGGGCTCTCCCTACCCTCGACCCAGCATGCACGAAGTCTACGGCACGCACTTTGACCCCCGTTACAGTTCTCTGCTGGTGCCCTCTGTCCGGCCACACCGGCTCCCTCCATCCACTGTCCCCGGACCCAGTGCCTCACCGTGTGACATTGGGAAGAGCGAGTCAGCCAGCTCGGCCTGGACTGGGGCGTTCACAGGGGCAGGGGCAGACATCAGCCAGAGCATCGGCCTCAATGTGGATGCAG gTCTGCAGGCCCAGGATAAGAGCAAGGACTTGTACTGGTTTTAA
- the vgll2a gene encoding transcription cofactor vestigial-like protein 2a isoform X7, which translates to MYFLLCNVGKGLKLAFYSKMQEAQESISGGSSFSNLPGPTIKEEDCAREKDHPPEAEYLNSRCVLFTYFHGDISSVVDEHFSRALSQPTSYVHGSTSNKSARDGLFPMSQRSFPPSFWNSAYQPSSLSSALGSSYSDIPFPGDPYSSASLHSHLHQATPEPWHHSHHHHHSYSLGGAIGTQGSPYPRPSMHEVYGTHFDPRYSSLLVPSVRPHRLPPSTVPGPSASPCDIGKSESASSAWTGAFTGAGADISQSIGLNVDAARCYTFSGGNILS; encoded by the exons atgtattttttactctgcaatgttgggaaagggctc AAATTGGCATTTTATTCCAAAATGCAAGAAGCGCAAGAAAGCATCAGCGGGGGCAGCTCGTTCTCAAATCTCCCTGGGCCGACGATAAAGGAGGAAGACTGCGCGCGCGAGAAGGATCACCCTCCCGAGGCCGAGTACCTGAACTCGCGTTGCGTGCTCTTCACCTACTTCCACGGGGACATCAGCTCGGTGGTGGACGAGCACTTCAGCCGGGCcctcagccagccaaccagctacGTCCACGGGTCAACCAGCAACAAGTCCGCACGAG ATGGATTATTCCCGATGAGCCAGAGGAGTTTCCCCCCATCCTTCTGGAACAGTGCGTACCAGCCCTCGTCCCTGAGCAGTGCCTTAGGATCCTCCTACTCAGACATACCCTTCCCTGGGGACCCCTACTCCTCTGCCTCCCTACACAGTCACCTCCACCAGGCCACCCCAGAGCCCTGgcaccactcacaccaccaccaccactcttaCTCACTCGGCGGGGCCATCGGCACCCAGGGCTCTCCCTACCCTCGACCCAGCATGCACGAAGTCTACGGCACGCACTTTGACCCCCGTTACAGTTCTCTGCTGGTGCCCTCTGTCCGGCCACACCGGCTCCCTCCATCCACTGTCCCCGGACCCAGTGCCTCACCGTGTGACATTGGGAAGAGCGAGTCAGCCAGCTCGGCCTGGACTGGGGCGTTCACAGGGGCAGGGGCAGACATCAGCCAGAGCATCGGCCTCAATGTGGATGCAG CTCGATGCTACACCTTCAGTGGCGGAAACATCCTCAGCTGA
- the vgll2a gene encoding transcription cofactor vestigial-like protein 2a isoform X6, producing MYFLLCNVGKGLKLAFYSKMQEAQESISGGSSFSNLPGPTIKEEDCAREKDHPPEAEYLNSRCVLFTYFHGDISSVVDEHFSRALSQPTSYVHGSTSNKSARDGLFPMSQRSFPPSFWNSAYQPSSLSSALGSSYSDIPFPGDPYSSASLHSHLHQATPEPWHHSHHHHHSYSLGGAIGTQGSPYPRPSMHEVYGTHFDPRYSSLLVPSVRPHRLPPSTVPGPSASPCDIGKSESASSAWTGAFTGAGADISQSIGLNVDAGLQAQDKSKDLYWF from the exons atgtattttttactctgcaatgttgggaaagggctc AAATTGGCATTTTATTCCAAAATGCAAGAAGCGCAAGAAAGCATCAGCGGGGGCAGCTCGTTCTCAAATCTCCCTGGGCCGACGATAAAGGAGGAAGACTGCGCGCGCGAGAAGGATCACCCTCCCGAGGCCGAGTACCTGAACTCGCGTTGCGTGCTCTTCACCTACTTCCACGGGGACATCAGCTCGGTGGTGGACGAGCACTTCAGCCGGGCcctcagccagccaaccagctacGTCCACGGGTCAACCAGCAACAAGTCCGCACGAG ATGGATTATTCCCGATGAGCCAGAGGAGTTTCCCCCCATCCTTCTGGAACAGTGCGTACCAGCCCTCGTCCCTGAGCAGTGCCTTAGGATCCTCCTACTCAGACATACCCTTCCCTGGGGACCCCTACTCCTCTGCCTCCCTACACAGTCACCTCCACCAGGCCACCCCAGAGCCCTGgcaccactcacaccaccaccaccactcttaCTCACTCGGCGGGGCCATCGGCACCCAGGGCTCTCCCTACCCTCGACCCAGCATGCACGAAGTCTACGGCACGCACTTTGACCCCCGTTACAGTTCTCTGCTGGTGCCCTCTGTCCGGCCACACCGGCTCCCTCCATCCACTGTCCCCGGACCCAGTGCCTCACCGTGTGACATTGGGAAGAGCGAGTCAGCCAGCTCGGCCTGGACTGGGGCGTTCACAGGGGCAGGGGCAGACATCAGCCAGAGCATCGGCCTCAATGTGGATGCAG gTCTGCAGGCCCAGGATAAGAGCAAGGACTTGTACTGGTTTTAA
- the vgll2a gene encoding transcription cofactor vestigial-like protein 2a isoform X5 produces the protein MPGRDPPNDYVQKLAFYSKMQEAQESISGGSSFSNLPGPTIKEEDCAREKDHPPEAEYLNSRCVLFTYFHGDISSVVDEHFSRALSQPTSYVHGSTSNKSARDGLFPMSQRSFPPSFWNSAYQPSSLSSALGSSYSDIPFPGDPYSSASLHSHLHQATPEPWHHSHHHHHSYSLGGAIGTQGSPYPRPSMHEVYGTHFDPRYSSLLVPSVRPHRLPPSTVPGPSASPCDIGKSESASSAWTGAFTGAGADISQSIGLNVDAGLQAQDKSKDLYWF, from the exons ATGCCTGGCCGTGACCCACCAAATGATTATGTGCAG AAATTGGCATTTTATTCCAAAATGCAAGAAGCGCAAGAAAGCATCAGCGGGGGCAGCTCGTTCTCAAATCTCCCTGGGCCGACGATAAAGGAGGAAGACTGCGCGCGCGAGAAGGATCACCCTCCCGAGGCCGAGTACCTGAACTCGCGTTGCGTGCTCTTCACCTACTTCCACGGGGACATCAGCTCGGTGGTGGACGAGCACTTCAGCCGGGCcctcagccagccaaccagctacGTCCACGGGTCAACCAGCAACAAGTCCGCACGAG ATGGATTATTCCCGATGAGCCAGAGGAGTTTCCCCCCATCCTTCTGGAACAGTGCGTACCAGCCCTCGTCCCTGAGCAGTGCCTTAGGATCCTCCTACTCAGACATACCCTTCCCTGGGGACCCCTACTCCTCTGCCTCCCTACACAGTCACCTCCACCAGGCCACCCCAGAGCCCTGgcaccactcacaccaccaccaccactcttaCTCACTCGGCGGGGCCATCGGCACCCAGGGCTCTCCCTACCCTCGACCCAGCATGCACGAAGTCTACGGCACGCACTTTGACCCCCGTTACAGTTCTCTGCTGGTGCCCTCTGTCCGGCCACACCGGCTCCCTCCATCCACTGTCCCCGGACCCAGTGCCTCACCGTGTGACATTGGGAAGAGCGAGTCAGCCAGCTCGGCCTGGACTGGGGCGTTCACAGGGGCAGGGGCAGACATCAGCCAGAGCATCGGCCTCAATGTGGATGCAG gTCTGCAGGCCCAGGATAAGAGCAAGGACTTGTACTGGTTTTAA